One genomic segment of Kribbella jejuensis includes these proteins:
- a CDS encoding IS1182 family transposase encodes MVGFDQEGRVTWTMPLRMRICQWPECRSWWWRLQSRGCRTNRAPAGSGWGFAGVFGVAVNVRCGDVDQLMLMPPSVREWLPGDHLAFFVLDTVAELDLAEFFAAYRADGRGGSVYDPAMMLAVLLYAYCTGERSSRRVERRLVEDVAYRVVAANQQPDHATIARFRARHQEAIAGLFGQVLGLCVKAGLVDAGVVAIDGTKIAANASFFANREGKALAKELTAMAEHSQAGQMDPGDLVDAAREVAKAVLAEAAAVDEAEDAEHGDARGDELPVEWAGGRDRRARIRAALDELESQKSRDYESRMAERAKKEAGLGRKLTGPKPKEDAARRSKPRRANTTDPHSRIIAQASKGVMQGYNAQTAATTAQIVVAAEVTATTNDQPHFVPMATAVSENLTDAGHNDGVGAFVADAGYWTAANGTTGVGAEVLIATKKPSWRKADKPDDDKLAVLAKVNRGELSQRKAGEILGVSYTWVRDMTKRYFGNDGQRITRSAEPEPAEWIPVIEQVARGEMSKRAARDELTVSDTRINAMLAHVRGEATDPTVARKTMDTKLADPGNAELYKQRASSIEPVFGNIKHNLRFRRFARRSLPAVHSEWRLICTVHNLLKLQQATPA; translated from the coding sequence GTGGTCGGGTTCGACCAGGAAGGGCGTGTTACCTGGACGATGCCGTTGAGGATGCGGATCTGCCAGTGGCCGGAGTGCAGATCCTGGTGGTGGCGTTTGCAGAGCAGAGGCTGTCGCACGAATCGCGCGCCTGCGGGGTCTGGCTGGGGTTTCGCGGGAGTATTTGGTGTGGCTGTGAATGTGCGTTGTGGCGACGTGGATCAGTTGATGTTGATGCCGCCTTCGGTGCGGGAGTGGCTGCCTGGGGATCATCTGGCGTTCTTCGTGCTGGACACGGTGGCCGAGCTGGATCTGGCGGAGTTCTTCGCGGCGTATCGGGCTGACGGGCGGGGTGGTTCGGTCTACGACCCGGCGATGATGCTTGCTGTGTTGCTGTACGCGTATTGCACTGGTGAGCGGTCTTCGCGCCGGGTCGAGCGGCGTCTGGTCGAGGACGTCGCCTATCGGGTGGTGGCGGCGAACCAGCAGCCCGATCACGCGACGATCGCGCGGTTTCGGGCGCGTCATCAAGAAGCGATTGCCGGGTTGTTCGGGCAGGTCCTTGGTTTGTGTGTGAAGGCCGGTCTGGTTGATGCCGGCGTGGTCGCGATCGACGGCACCAAGATCGCCGCGAATGCATCGTTTTTCGCCAACCGCGAAGGCAAAGCCCTGGCCAAGGAACTCACTGCGATGGCCGAGCACAGCCAGGCCGGCCAGATGGATCCTGGCGATCTGGTCGATGCGGCGCGTGAGGTCGCCAAGGCGGTCTTGGCCGAGGCTGCCGCGGTCGATGAGGCCGAGGACGCTGAGCATGGCGATGCCCGCGGCGACGAGCTTCCCGTCGAGTGGGCGGGAGGCCGGGATCGTCGGGCCCGGATCCGTGCCGCGCTCGATGAGCTGGAGTCGCAGAAGTCGCGCGACTACGAGTCCCGGATGGCTGAGCGCGCGAAGAAGGAGGCCGGGCTGGGACGAAAGCTGACCGGCCCCAAACCCAAGGAAGACGCCGCTCGGCGCTCGAAGCCGCGGCGGGCCAACACCACCGATCCGCACTCGCGGATCATTGCTCAGGCGTCGAAGGGTGTCATGCAGGGCTACAACGCCCAAACAGCTGCCACGACTGCTCAGATCGTGGTCGCGGCCGAGGTCACCGCAACCACCAACGATCAACCCCACTTCGTGCCGATGGCCACCGCGGTGAGCGAGAACCTGACCGACGCCGGACACAACGACGGGGTCGGGGCGTTCGTGGCCGATGCCGGTTACTGGACGGCTGCGAACGGCACCACCGGTGTTGGTGCCGAGGTGCTCATCGCGACGAAGAAACCCTCATGGCGCAAGGCAGACAAGCCCGACGACGACAAGCTCGCGGTCCTGGCCAAGGTCAACCGTGGCGAGTTGTCACAACGCAAGGCCGGCGAGATCCTCGGTGTCTCCTACACCTGGGTGCGGGACATGACCAAGCGGTACTTCGGAAACGACGGGCAACGCATCACCCGAAGCGCCGAACCCGAACCCGCCGAATGGATCCCGGTCATCGAACAAGTCGCCCGCGGGGAGATGTCCAAACGCGCCGCCCGCGACGAGCTCACCGTCTCCGACACCCGCATCAACGCAATGCTTGCCCACGTCCGCGGCGAAGCCACCGATCCAACGGTCGCCCGCAAAACGATGGACACCAAACTCGCCGACCCCGGCAACGCCGAACTCTACAAGCAACGGGCCTCGAGCATCGAACCCGTGTTCGGCAACATCAAGCACAACCTCCGATTCCGGCGCTTCGCCCGCCGCAGCCTTCCGGCCGTGCACAGCGAATGGCGCCTCATCTGCACCGTCCACAACCTCCTCAAACTCCAACAAGCCACCCCCGCCTGA
- a CDS encoding HNH endonuclease signature motif containing protein, which translates to MEILGARPVWSMSDSEKLSALDAVVAEEARLKTLRWQLTASLDASGYAKELGAGDTARLLSTRYRQDLKDTRRDVRLANRVAAYTATSAALPNPTTPFQNPTYATPATDCDTSTSDSGTSDPSTCHAGTCDAGTSDSKAPDSGMPDAVTSGTAGAEGGVGCGWQVSPAQAAAIVAVLDQVPSTVPLDNLEVAERELIGLAATHTPQELRRAGRRIRDLLDPDGPEPDEKEAYTRESLTLKPADRGVTFTGYLANENAELFRTLIHTHARPHRTTDAEPDPRPLTKRQADALTTILNTTGLDGAGRSGRPPSGQHAKRGPADAINCSTSDNPLPGFAASRPARAGAGSAALGDNGEPTSSPDPETPRTNRRAFDHALTGSDADAGIDSRGCGGQDVVPGHGQKPHISITINYDDLVAATPNATGTLIFGDNLSAATVRRLACDAAVLPIILGSKSQPLDVGTSQRLVTRAMRRALNARDKGCVVCGAPPNQTEAHHIIHWADGGPTAITNLALLRLSRESSGPGVGRVFGGPGVLPLPVRRGWLVGV; encoded by the coding sequence ATGGAGATCCTGGGTGCACGACCCGTCTGGTCGATGAGCGACAGTGAGAAGCTGTCGGCTCTCGACGCGGTCGTCGCCGAGGAAGCGCGCTTGAAGACGCTGAGGTGGCAGCTGACAGCGAGCCTGGACGCCTCCGGCTACGCGAAGGAGCTAGGCGCCGGCGACACCGCTCGACTGCTCTCGACCCGATACCGCCAAGACCTCAAGGACACCCGCCGCGACGTCCGCCTCGCCAACAGAGTAGCCGCCTACACCGCCACCAGCGCCGCCCTACCAAACCCCACCACCCCCTTCCAAAACCCCACCTACGCCACCCCCGCCACCGACTGCGACACCAGCACGTCGGACTCCGGTACGTCGGACCCCAGCACGTGCCACGCTGGCACGTGCGACGCCGGCACGTCGGACTCGAAGGCGCCGGACAGCGGGATGCCCGACGCTGTTACGTCCGGCACCGCGGGTGCCGAGGGTGGCGTGGGGTGCGGGTGGCAGGTGAGCCCGGCGCAGGCCGCGGCGATTGTCGCCGTACTGGACCAGGTCCCATCCACCGTCCCGTTGGACAACCTGGAGGTCGCCGAGCGGGAGCTGATCGGCCTGGCCGCGACTCACACCCCGCAAGAACTCCGCCGCGCCGGTCGCCGGATTCGCGACCTCCTCGATCCCGACGGCCCCGAGCCGGACGAGAAGGAGGCCTACACCCGCGAATCCCTCACGCTGAAACCCGCCGACCGCGGCGTCACCTTCACCGGCTACCTCGCGAACGAGAACGCCGAACTCTTCCGCACCCTCATACACACCCATGCCCGCCCCCACCGAACCACCGACGCCGAACCCGACCCCCGCCCCCTGACCAAACGCCAAGCCGACGCCCTCACCACCATCCTCAACACCACCGGTCTCGACGGCGCCGGTCGATCGGGGCGGCCGCCGTCCGGACAGCACGCCAAGCGCGGTCCTGCCGACGCCATAAACTGCAGTACTTCGGACAACCCTCTGCCCGGATTCGCCGCATCGCGCCCCGCTCGTGCAGGTGCAGGCTCAGCGGCACTCGGCGACAACGGGGAACCGACGTCCTCGCCCGACCCGGAAACGCCCCGCACCAATCGCCGAGCCTTCGATCATGCGCTCACCGGCTCGGACGCCGACGCGGGTATCGACAGTCGTGGATGCGGCGGCCAGGACGTCGTACCCGGTCATGGTCAGAAGCCCCACATCAGCATCACCATCAACTACGACGATCTCGTCGCCGCGACCCCCAACGCTACTGGCACGCTGATCTTCGGCGACAACCTGTCCGCCGCGACCGTACGCCGCCTCGCCTGCGACGCCGCCGTACTACCCATCATTCTCGGCTCGAAGTCACAACCCCTCGACGTCGGTACCAGCCAACGCCTCGTCACCCGCGCGATGCGCCGCGCCCTGAACGCCCGCGACAAAGGCTGCGTAGTCTGCGGAGCCCCGCCCAACCAGACGGAAGCCCACCACATCATCCACTGGGCCGACGGCGGCCCCACCGCCATCACCAACCTGGCTTTGCTGAGGCTGTCGCGCGAATCCTCGGGGCCGGGGGTTGGTCGTGTGTTCGGCGGTCCGGGGGTGCTGCCCCTGCCGGTCAGGCGGGGGTGGCTTGTTGGAGTTTGA
- a CDS encoding TROVE domain-containing protein, whose product MSTDPLAQISTRQTRQGEQADPRQQLNRAGGYAFGQDDFARLHRFLTLGTTGGTYYTSARELSQENAALVIDLARTQATAVVAAVLDISLSGRVPKQNQALFALAAAAKLGDEEGRRAALAAVPLVARTGTHLFTFAGYLEQFGGWGRGTRRAIGNWYVEPAVDALAYQVLKYRRRNGWSHADLLRLAHPKTTEPVRRELFDWIHGRPDDLSALPLIAAFERIQAATDVTEAADVIALNRALSWEMIPDRFLNEPQIWEALLANGLPQTALLRQLPRLTRLGLLEPLGSWARIVADQLTDRARLRKARVHPVDVLVAQRTYSAGHGTRGVRTWSPSRPIVDALDAAFYQAYDAVEPTGKRTLLALDVSGSMGSPVSGLPITCREASTALALVTAATESSYEIVGFTSKRMFRDTELTRLSISPRQRLDDAIRTVSELPFGATDCALPMLYAIRRKLAIDTFVIYTDNETWYGDIHPHQALRQYRQTSGIDARLVVVAMTASGRTIADPSDPGMLDVSGFDSAVPGLISDFSR is encoded by the coding sequence ATGTCCACAGACCCGCTGGCTCAGATCAGCACCCGGCAGACCCGCCAGGGCGAGCAGGCCGACCCGCGGCAGCAGCTGAACCGTGCCGGTGGGTACGCGTTCGGACAGGACGACTTCGCGCGCCTGCACCGGTTCCTGACCCTCGGCACCACCGGCGGAACGTACTACACGTCCGCGCGTGAGCTGTCCCAGGAGAACGCTGCCCTGGTGATCGACCTCGCGCGCACGCAGGCCACCGCGGTGGTGGCGGCGGTGCTGGACATCTCCCTCTCCGGTCGTGTGCCGAAGCAGAACCAGGCCCTGTTCGCGCTCGCGGCCGCCGCGAAGCTCGGTGACGAGGAAGGGCGTCGCGCCGCGCTGGCCGCCGTACCGCTCGTTGCGCGCACCGGCACGCACCTGTTCACGTTCGCCGGCTACCTCGAGCAGTTCGGTGGCTGGGGTCGCGGTACGCGTCGCGCGATCGGCAACTGGTACGTCGAACCCGCCGTCGACGCGCTCGCGTACCAGGTGCTCAAGTACCGCCGGCGCAACGGTTGGTCGCACGCGGACCTGCTCCGCCTGGCGCACCCGAAGACGACAGAGCCGGTACGGCGTGAGCTCTTCGACTGGATCCACGGCCGCCCGGACGACCTGTCCGCGCTCCCGCTGATCGCCGCGTTCGAGCGGATCCAGGCCGCGACCGACGTGACCGAGGCTGCCGACGTGATCGCGCTCAACCGGGCCCTGTCCTGGGAGATGATCCCCGACCGGTTCCTGAACGAGCCGCAGATCTGGGAAGCCCTGCTCGCGAACGGTCTCCCGCAGACCGCGCTGCTGCGACAGCTCCCCCGCCTGACCCGGCTGGGGCTGCTCGAGCCGCTCGGATCGTGGGCGCGGATCGTCGCCGACCAGCTCACCGATCGCGCCCGACTGCGGAAGGCGCGGGTGCATCCGGTCGACGTACTCGTTGCCCAGCGCACCTATTCGGCCGGTCACGGTACGCGTGGCGTCCGGACCTGGTCGCCGTCGCGGCCGATCGTGGATGCGCTCGACGCCGCGTTCTACCAGGCGTACGACGCGGTCGAGCCGACCGGGAAGCGGACGCTGCTCGCGCTCGACGTGTCCGGGTCGATGGGCTCGCCGGTGTCGGGTCTGCCGATCACGTGCCGCGAAGCTTCGACGGCGCTCGCGCTGGTCACGGCCGCAACCGAGTCGTCGTACGAGATCGTTGGTTTCACCAGCAAGCGGATGTTCCGCGACACCGAGCTCACGCGGCTCTCGATCAGTCCACGGCAGCGGCTGGACGACGCGATCCGCACGGTGTCGGAGCTGCCTTTCGGGGCGACCGACTGCGCACTGCCGATGCTGTACGCGATCCGGCGGAAGCTCGCGATCGACACGTTCGTCATCTACACCGACAACGAGACGTGGTACGGCGACATCCATCCGCACCAGGCACTACGGCAGTACCGGCAGACGTCGGGGATCGACGCCCGGCTGGTCGTGGTCGCGATGACCGCGAGCGGGCGGACGATCGCGGACCCGTCCGATCCGGGGATGCTGGACGTGTCGGGCTTCGACAGCGCCGTACCTGGCCTGATCAGCGACTTCTCGCGCTGA
- a CDS encoding DUF899 domain-containing protein: MSLPEVVSRDEWRAARFELLAAEKEFTKQRDALNTRRRELPMVLVDKPYVFTGADGPVKLADLFEGRHQLVVYHIMYPPEWDAACPNCTWFVDDIGSRRGLDETDTTFVLISRGPYEKLAAYKAERGWQHPWYSSAGTDFNYDYHVTLDESVVPFEYNYRSKAEWDKRPNADFIQQEQPFDLHGLSCFLRVDEQVYHTYSMYGRGPDAMTFSTNALDLTALGRQEPWEKPAGRAVPPSHDEHCH; the protein is encoded by the coding sequence ATGAGTTTGCCGGAGGTTGTTTCGCGGGACGAGTGGCGGGCGGCGCGGTTCGAGTTGCTCGCGGCGGAGAAGGAGTTCACGAAGCAGCGGGACGCGTTGAACACGCGGCGGCGGGAGTTGCCGATGGTGCTCGTGGACAAGCCGTACGTGTTCACCGGCGCGGACGGGCCGGTGAAGCTGGCCGACCTGTTCGAGGGGCGGCACCAGTTGGTCGTCTACCACATCATGTACCCGCCGGAGTGGGACGCGGCCTGCCCGAACTGCACCTGGTTCGTCGACGACATCGGGTCGCGGCGCGGGCTGGACGAGACCGACACGACGTTCGTGCTGATCTCGCGTGGCCCGTACGAGAAGCTCGCCGCCTACAAGGCCGAGCGGGGCTGGCAGCACCCGTGGTACTCGTCGGCCGGGACGGACTTCAACTACGACTACCACGTGACGCTGGACGAGTCCGTCGTACCGTTCGAGTACAACTACCGCTCGAAGGCGGAGTGGGACAAGCGGCCGAACGCCGACTTCATCCAGCAGGAGCAGCCCTTCGACCTCCACGGCCTGAGCTGCTTCCTCCGCGTCGACGAGCAGGTCTACCACACCTACTCGATGTACGGCCGCGGCCCCGACGCGATGACGTTCTCCACCAACGCCCTCGACCTGACCGCCCTCGGCCGGCAAGAACCCTGGGAAAAGCCAGCCGGCCGGGCAGTCCCTCCGTCACACGACGAACACTGCCACTGA
- a CDS encoding alpha/beta hydrolase: MRRRVRTGVVILLLIVLLAGAGYVGSVLVQRSEPVALPETTGGFQVGRRTFEWTDAPRRDPYANGPRRLAVWLWYPVAKTTTGQHVQYTPGDWNGLHLKAPISIFQGPFDTLQDRALDRVAIAPGKFPVVVLMPGMGLSAPMYAALAEDLASHGYLVAGVTPTYSANLTVLGGQVVTSKPEANPSNLGDSSESSQQVGDHLVGVWAADARFAAGMVAKVLPNSVEPAVGAAYVGHSFGGAASLEACRLDARCAGAVDLDGSQFGDVVKKGVTAPIMLLGADDSCITGVCGPDAKNDTDRDRAISLLKASTGTSWCATIPGTRHFNFTDYGVYYLAYPLRKFLPLGSVDPRHALTVTSGYLNTFLSHAIYKTAAPGAPLCKR; this comes from the coding sequence ATGCGGAGGCGGGTGCGTACTGGGGTCGTGATCCTGCTGCTGATCGTGTTGCTGGCCGGGGCCGGGTACGTCGGCTCGGTGCTCGTGCAGCGGTCGGAGCCGGTGGCGCTTCCGGAGACGACCGGTGGGTTCCAGGTCGGGCGGCGTACGTTCGAGTGGACCGACGCGCCGCGCCGCGATCCGTACGCGAACGGTCCGCGCCGGCTCGCCGTCTGGCTCTGGTATCCGGTGGCGAAAACGACCACCGGCCAGCACGTCCAGTACACACCGGGCGACTGGAACGGCCTGCACCTCAAGGCCCCGATCTCGATCTTCCAAGGTCCGTTCGACACACTGCAGGACCGCGCCCTCGACCGGGTCGCGATCGCGCCGGGCAAGTTCCCGGTCGTCGTACTGATGCCGGGGATGGGCCTGTCCGCGCCGATGTACGCCGCTCTCGCCGAGGACCTGGCCAGCCACGGATACCTGGTCGCCGGTGTCACGCCGACGTACAGTGCGAACCTCACCGTGCTCGGCGGTCAGGTCGTGACCAGCAAACCCGAGGCGAACCCGTCGAACCTCGGCGACAGCAGCGAGAGCTCGCAGCAGGTCGGCGATCACCTCGTCGGTGTCTGGGCCGCCGACGCCCGGTTCGCCGCCGGTATGGTCGCCAAGGTGCTCCCGAACTCGGTGGAGCCCGCGGTCGGTGCGGCGTACGTCGGCCACTCGTTCGGCGGCGCCGCGTCGCTGGAGGCCTGCCGGCTCGACGCACGGTGCGCGGGGGCCGTCGACCTGGACGGCAGCCAGTTCGGCGACGTGGTGAAGAAGGGCGTGACGGCGCCGATCATGCTGCTCGGCGCCGACGACTCCTGTATCACCGGCGTCTGCGGCCCGGACGCCAAGAACGACACCGACCGCGACCGCGCCATCTCGTTGCTCAAGGCAAGCACCGGTACGTCGTGGTGCGCCACGATCCCCGGCACCCGGCACTTCAACTTCACCGACTACGGCGTGTACTACCTCGCCTACCCGCTCCGGAAGTTCCTGCCGCTCGGCAGCGTCGACCCGCGGCACGCCCTGACCGTCACCAGCGGCTACCTGAACACCTTCCTCTCGCACGCGATCTACAAGACCGCGGCCCCCGGCGCGCCGCTCTGCAAACGCTAG
- a CDS encoding GNAT family N-acetyltransferase encodes MTKLIRKLGKPGDLGWVVQSHAEIYAQEYGWAAQYETLIAQIVAQYATDHDDERECAWIAEVDGERAGSIFCVRGPDETTAQLRLLLVTPAARGLKLGAELVDTCLEFARSAGYKRMVLWTNDPLVAARHIYLSRGFRLTGSEVHELWGDRLTGQTYELDL; translated from the coding sequence ATGACGAAACTGATCAGGAAGCTGGGGAAGCCTGGGGATCTCGGCTGGGTGGTCCAGTCGCACGCGGAGATCTATGCGCAGGAGTACGGCTGGGCCGCGCAGTACGAAACGTTGATCGCGCAGATCGTGGCGCAGTACGCGACCGACCACGACGACGAACGCGAATGCGCGTGGATCGCCGAGGTCGACGGGGAACGGGCCGGGAGCATCTTCTGCGTACGCGGTCCGGACGAGACGACCGCGCAGCTACGGCTGCTGCTCGTCACGCCGGCGGCGCGCGGATTGAAGCTCGGCGCCGAGTTGGTCGACACGTGTCTGGAGTTCGCGCGGTCGGCCGGGTACAAGCGGATGGTGCTGTGGACGAACGATCCGCTCGTCGCCGCGCGGCACATCTACCTGTCCCGGGGCTTCCGGCTGACCGGTTCCGAAGTACACGAACTGTGGGGCGACCGGTTGACGGGGCAGACGTACGAGCTCGACCTCTAG
- a CDS encoding TetR/AcrR family transcriptional regulator, with protein MPTTKEAPSARQQELLERAYSYSLTHGLADLSLRPLASAIGSSPRVLLFLFGSKDGLIRALLARGRADQLELLRQTEQRYDAPPGLTVIARELWTWLAAPERRPLMTFWVEAYGRSLVAPEGPWADFARSTVDDWLELLAASEPGQTAARRTAVLAILRGALIDLLATGDLERTTAAVEDYLAGMH; from the coding sequence GTGCCGACCACAAAGGAAGCTCCGTCAGCGCGGCAGCAAGAACTGCTGGAGCGCGCCTACTCCTATTCGCTCACCCACGGGCTGGCCGACCTGTCGCTGCGCCCGCTGGCGAGCGCGATCGGCTCCAGCCCGCGGGTGCTGCTGTTCCTGTTCGGCAGCAAGGACGGCCTGATCCGGGCACTGCTCGCCCGCGGCCGCGCCGACCAGCTCGAACTCCTCCGCCAGACCGAGCAGCGGTACGACGCCCCGCCCGGCCTGACCGTGATCGCCCGCGAACTGTGGACCTGGCTGGCCGCACCGGAGCGCCGGCCGCTGATGACGTTCTGGGTCGAGGCGTACGGCCGTTCGCTGGTCGCGCCGGAAGGACCGTGGGCGGACTTCGCCCGGTCGACGGTCGACGACTGGCTCGAACTGCTGGCGGCGAGCGAGCCTGGGCAGACCGCCGCCCGGCGTACCGCCGTACTCGCGATCCTCCGTGGCGCGCTGATCGACCTACTCGCGACGGGCGACCTGGAGAGGACGACCGCCGCGGTCGAGGACTACCTAGCCGGCATGCACTAG
- a CDS encoding RNB domain-containing ribonuclease, whose protein sequence is MPLQRVRFAEDVPEVFRASLQDIRREQEVPAEFPAEVTAAAVQAAQNARLPELDRTDIEFVTIDPPDSMDLDQALHIERSSSGNSEGFTVYYAIADVAAYVQYGDPIDTEARRRGETLYAPDKRTPLHPPELSEGAASLLPDQVRPALLWTVTLDATGEITGVTCQRALVKSRAKLNYAGVQKDLDAGTASASLQLLREVGQLREQRELDRGGVNLPIPDQEVVTSDGGWGLEFRAPLPVEGWNAQISLLTGMAAAQLMMKGKIGILRTLPESHDDLRRKLGNTAKALRIDWPADLSYAEFIHGLDPKVPAHAAMLAACTVLFRGAGYTAFNGTVPDKPQHAAMKAEYAHVTAPLRRLVDRWAGEICIALSAGVEVPAWVRESMDEIPKIMDEADRRAHAYERSIVSMVEAGLVADQVGDVFDGVITDVDQKENNRGIVALTKLAIEGRVTGTALPLGRQVRVKLVEADIAKRTVAFELVHAG, encoded by the coding sequence ATGCCGCTGCAGAGGGTTCGTTTCGCTGAGGATGTGCCGGAGGTTTTCCGGGCGTCGTTGCAGGACATCCGCCGGGAGCAGGAGGTGCCCGCGGAGTTTCCGGCCGAGGTGACCGCCGCGGCGGTGCAGGCTGCCCAGAATGCGCGGCTGCCGGAGCTGGATCGGACCGACATCGAGTTCGTGACGATCGATCCACCCGACTCGATGGACCTCGACCAGGCGCTGCACATCGAGCGGAGCAGTAGCGGTAACAGCGAAGGCTTCACGGTGTACTACGCGATCGCCGACGTAGCGGCGTACGTGCAGTACGGCGACCCGATCGACACCGAGGCGCGACGCCGCGGCGAAACGTTGTACGCGCCGGACAAGCGCACCCCGCTGCACCCGCCGGAGCTGTCCGAGGGAGCCGCCTCGCTGCTGCCCGACCAGGTCCGTCCCGCGCTGCTGTGGACGGTGACGCTCGACGCGACCGGCGAGATCACCGGCGTCACCTGCCAACGAGCATTGGTCAAGTCGCGCGCAAAGCTGAATTACGCCGGCGTACAGAAGGACCTCGACGCGGGTACGGCGTCCGCCTCGCTGCAGCTGCTGCGCGAAGTCGGGCAGCTCCGAGAGCAGCGCGAACTCGACCGCGGCGGCGTGAACCTGCCGATCCCGGACCAGGAGGTCGTCACCTCCGACGGCGGCTGGGGCCTCGAGTTCCGCGCACCGCTGCCGGTCGAGGGCTGGAACGCACAGATCTCGCTGCTCACCGGGATGGCCGCCGCGCAGCTGATGATGAAGGGAAAGATCGGCATCCTGCGCACGCTGCCCGAGTCACACGACGACCTGCGCCGCAAGCTCGGCAACACCGCGAAGGCACTGCGGATCGACTGGCCGGCCGACCTGTCGTACGCCGAGTTCATCCACGGGCTCGACCCGAAGGTGCCCGCGCACGCGGCGATGCTCGCGGCCTGCACGGTGCTGTTCCGCGGCGCCGGCTACACCGCCTTCAACGGCACGGTCCCGGACAAGCCGCAGCACGCCGCGATGAAGGCGGAGTACGCGCACGTCACCGCGCCGCTGCGGCGGCTGGTGGACCGCTGGGCGGGGGAGATCTGTATCGCGCTGTCCGCCGGCGTCGAGGTACCGGCCTGGGTCCGCGAGTCGATGGACGAGATCCCGAAGATCATGGACGAGGCGGACCGACGCGCGCACGCGTACGAGCGGTCGATCGTCAGCATGGTCGAGGCAGGCCTGGTCGCGGACCAGGTCGGCGACGTCTTCGACGGCGTCATCACCGACGTCGACCAGAAGGAGAACAACCGCGGCATCGTCGCGCTCACCAAGCTCGCGATCGAAGGCCGCGTCACCGGTACGGCGCTGCCGCTCGGCCGCCAGGTCCGCGTCAAACTCGTCGAGGCCGACATCGCCAAGCGCACCGTCGCCTTCGAACTAGTGCATGCCGGCTAG
- a CDS encoding bifunctional RNase H/acid phosphatase, whose translation MSYSHVIVEADGGSRGNPGPASYGALVRDPVSGKVIVQQGKTIGIATNNVAEYSGLIAGLELAAEYAPDASIEVRMDSKLVIEQMAGRWKIKHPDLQPLAIKAQGLAPFGTEWTWVPRAQNAAADALANNALDGVPIPMQPADAQVPAVQPVAQPTDQQKAMRGWGAQAEPPTQLIFLRHGETPHTVEKRFSGSGGDDPALSETGRLQAVAAAEYLARIGGVDAVVTSPMRRTRETASVVAERLGLSAVVDDGWVECSFGDWDGHTFGEVQEKWPDALNAWLESTTVAPPGGESFDACARRARLARDGLLARYPGKTIVVVTHVTPIKLMVRSVLQAPMSAIFRMELRPATITEAHWYADGLASLRSFNVEPPL comes from the coding sequence ATGAGTTACTCGCACGTCATCGTCGAGGCTGACGGTGGATCGCGGGGGAACCCGGGCCCGGCGTCGTACGGTGCGCTCGTCCGGGACCCGGTGTCCGGCAAGGTCATCGTCCAGCAGGGCAAGACGATCGGGATCGCGACCAACAACGTCGCGGAGTACTCCGGGCTGATCGCGGGCCTGGAGCTCGCCGCGGAGTACGCGCCGGACGCGTCGATCGAAGTACGGATGGACTCCAAGCTGGTCATCGAGCAGATGGCCGGCCGCTGGAAGATCAAGCACCCGGACCTGCAGCCGCTGGCGATCAAGGCGCAGGGCCTGGCGCCGTTCGGGACCGAGTGGACGTGGGTGCCGCGCGCGCAGAACGCCGCGGCGGACGCCCTCGCGAACAACGCGCTCGACGGCGTACCGATCCCGATGCAGCCGGCCGATGCGCAGGTGCCCGCGGTGCAGCCGGTCGCGCAGCCGACGGATCAGCAGAAGGCGATGCGTGGTTGGGGTGCGCAGGCGGAGCCGCCGACGCAGTTGATCTTCCTGCGGCACGGCGAGACTCCGCACACCGTCGAGAAGCGGTTCTCCGGTTCGGGCGGGGACGACCCGGCGCTGAGTGAGACCGGCCGCCTCCAGGCGGTTGCGGCAGCCGAGTACCTCGCTCGGATCGGTGGGGTCGACGCGGTGGTGACGTCGCCGATGCGGCGGACGCGCGAGACGGCGTCCGTGGTTGCCGAGCGGCTCGGGCTGAGTGCGGTCGTGGACGACGGCTGGGTGGAGTGCTCGTTCGGGGACTGGGACGGGCACACGTTCGGCGAGGTGCAGGAGAAGTGGCCGGACGCGCTGAACGCCTGGCTGGAGTCGACGACGGTGGCGCCGCCCGGCGGCGAGTCGTTCGACGCGTGCGCGCGGCGGGCCCGGTTGGCACGCGACGGGCTGCTCGCGCGCTACCCAGGCAAGACGATCGTCGTGGTCACCCATGTCACCCCGATCAAACTGATGGTCCGATCGGTGCTCCAGGCCCCCATGTCCGCCATCTTCCGGATGGAACTCCGCCCGGCCACCATCACCGAAGCCCACTGGTACGCCGACGGCCTGGCCTCCTTGCGGTCCTTCAATGTTGAACCGCCGCTCTAG